In a single window of the Heterodontus francisci isolate sHetFra1 chromosome 35, sHetFra1.hap1, whole genome shotgun sequence genome:
- the LOC137350638 gene encoding zinc finger CCCH domain-containing protein 10-like: MPEKDNVFNSSTDKAGHSSSDICRDFMRNVCKRGKRCKFHHPEVSEASELGALSEEMPVGKGEVPVCRDHLNGDCQRGARCKFRHFEPESASVPREQVRSPTVHRFDPYADVYDEYGHLLKRRRMESMRFDSYDYGVPRPFPVDYRYLEEENLMLRKRVEELKKHASNLMATNEILLEQNAHYRNQPKVVTLTTAAEQLVAPPTVAAVTAYNHSIVQAHNSLSSQALQPRQDLVVPASAGPPSSAAPPPPPGPHLTPELALAQTIAQGMATPVSMAAVTVSITQPIPGITMSHATTPMVSYAIASQSMRITPIPH; the protein is encoded by the coding sequence ATGCCAGAGAAAGATAATGTCTTCAACAGCAGCACTGACAAGGCTGGCCACAGCTCGAGCGACATCTGCCGAGACTTCATGCGCAACGTCTGCAAGCGAGGCAAGCGCTGCAAGTTCCATCACCCTGAGGTGAGTGAAGCATCTGAGCTCGGCGCCTTATCTGAAGAGATGCCCGTTGGCAAAGGGGAAGTGCCCGTCTGCCGTGACCATTTGAACGGTGATTGCCAGCGTGGGGCCAGGTGCAAATTCCGCCACTTTGAGCCTGAGAGCGCCAGCGTGCCCCGCGAGCAGGTCCGCTCGCCCACCGTACATCGCTTTGACCCGTACGCTGACGTCTACGACGAGTACGGTCACCTGCTGAAGAGGAGGCGGATGGAGAGCATGCGCTTTGACTCGTACGATTACGGTGTTCCCCGCCCATTCCCAGTCGACTACCGGTACCTGGAGGAGGAGAACCTGATGCTGCGGAAGCGGGTCGAGGAACTGAAGAAGCACGCGTCGAATCTGATGGCCACCAACGAGATCCTCCTGGAGCAGAATGCCCACTATCGCAACCAACCCAAGGTGGTGACGCTGACCACAGCAGCCGAGCAGCTGGTGGCACCGCCCACCGTAGCCGCCGTCACCGCCTACAACCACAGCATTGTGCAGGCCCACAACTCGCTGAGCAGCCAGGCGCTGCAGCCGCGGCAGGACCTGGTGGTGCCCGCCAGTGCCGGGCCGCCCTCCAGCGccgccccgcccccaccccccgggcCCCACCTGACCCCTGAGCTGGCCCTGGCCCAGACAATTGCCCAGGGAATGGCCACACCCGTTTCCATGGCGGCGGTCACCGTCTCCATCACGCAGCCAATCCCTGGCATCACCATGAGCCACGCCACAACGCCGATGGTCAGCTACGCTATTGCATCGCAGAGCATGAGGATCACACCAATTCCCCACTGA